Proteins found in one Paenibacillus borealis genomic segment:
- a CDS encoding tetratricopeptide repeat protein, whose amino-acid sequence MNHRLQPLMDQGVALKRQGNLEGARDCYIQALKEDPTEMMIYINLGKVAHLLRSQDLAIRSYLASAHLQIGPVEAAIQNNQLPMHLKIQYDSFSKDVLVQLPKKSAFIIFIDPNTSRHLAHSLIDLSPDKMRGNPELSPYAEIYHAHIFGNGSYESIIQRHRLTSSDQINMDEETYIPLGRKFLVEHLKWDQLSTTDVLKLYF is encoded by the coding sequence ATGAATCACCGGTTACAACCATTGATGGATCAAGGAGTTGCCTTAAAGCGACAAGGAAACTTAGAAGGGGCGAGAGATTGCTATATTCAAGCTTTAAAGGAAGACCCCACTGAAATGATGATTTATATTAATCTCGGGAAAGTTGCTCATTTGCTCCGATCTCAGGATCTAGCGATACGATCCTATCTGGCATCCGCCCACTTGCAAATCGGGCCGGTTGAAGCCGCTATTCAAAATAACCAACTACCGATGCATCTAAAAATTCAGTACGATAGTTTCTCGAAAGACGTACTTGTTCAGCTTCCTAAAAAATCCGCTTTTATTATATTTATCGACCCTAATACGTCTAGACATTTGGCCCATTCGCTTATAGACTTATCACCTGATAAGATGCGAGGCAATCCCGAGCTTTCTCCGTACGCAGAAATATATCATGCACATATATTCGGAAATGGATCGTATGAGTCAATCATACAACGACACCGTCTAACGTCCAGCGATCAAATAAACATGGACGAAGAGACGTATATTCCTCTTGGGCGGAAGTTCCTTGTCGAACATTTGAAATGGGATCAGCTTTCAACGACCGATGTTTTAAAGCTCTATTTTTAA
- a CDS encoding tetratricopeptide repeat protein, producing the protein MTFDEELYLLEEECEGLPQRLTRERIIQFLKDKIQTLSGTDLQLAYENLARFYLDQGTDIKENFMNAHEARMYFQKVLDSEVSQSLRDAATYHLGHAALLERNPREALKWFERALSSECIDRGRKVKAYYHAARCSVHMQEYDKAREYLDSGRALDTTHKYQTEYEDTYYVIQIPRVERQLKPYRLCIPGENPRELTNHEVVELEDSSYVILDIRSELHPKAFYREGSLVLTEGFAHMLISLSCKENHSDDYWLMNHFEKLQLQSLKVIVARQNQRFQKAEIPVKIARKQGKYVYEGPDLGVLTILE; encoded by the coding sequence ATGACATTTGACGAAGAACTTTACTTGTTAGAAGAAGAGTGCGAGGGTTTGCCTCAACGCTTAACACGAGAACGGATAATCCAATTCCTCAAGGATAAGATACAGACCCTTAGCGGAACAGATCTCCAGTTGGCTTACGAGAATTTGGCCCGGTTCTATTTGGACCAGGGGACCGACATCAAAGAAAATTTCATGAATGCCCATGAAGCAAGAATGTATTTTCAAAAAGTCTTAGACTCTGAGGTTTCGCAATCTCTCCGGGATGCTGCGACCTATCATCTTGGACATGCTGCGTTGTTGGAACGTAATCCAAGGGAGGCATTGAAGTGGTTTGAACGAGCGCTATCAAGCGAATGTATTGATCGTGGGCGGAAGGTTAAGGCGTACTACCATGCTGCCAGATGTTCAGTTCATATGCAAGAATATGATAAGGCCAGAGAATATCTTGATTCCGGTAGAGCCTTGGATACTACCCATAAATACCAGACGGAATATGAGGATACATATTATGTGATTCAGATCCCGCGAGTGGAGCGCCAACTCAAGCCCTATCGGTTATGCATCCCAGGGGAAAATCCACGTGAATTAACGAATCACGAAGTGGTTGAGCTGGAGGATAGCAGTTATGTCATTCTCGATATCCGATCTGAACTTCATCCTAAAGCTTTTTATCGGGAAGGGAGCTTGGTCCTCACTGAAGGGTTCGCGCACATGCTGATTTCCTTATCATGCAAAGAAAATCACAGTGATGACTATTGGCTAATGAATCATTTCGAGAAGTTACAGCTGCAAAGTTTAAAGGTGATTGTGGCTAGGCAAAATCAGCGATTTCAAAAAGCGGAGATACCTGTTAAAATTGCTCGCAAACAAGGGAAATACGTCTATGAGGGGCCTGATCTTGGCGTGCTAACCATACTTGAATAG